The following proteins are co-located in the Calliphora vicina chromosome 2, idCalVici1.1, whole genome shotgun sequence genome:
- the MED11 gene encoding mediator of RNA polymerase II transcription subunit 11, whose translation MNPLEKIHVLDEIEKEIILCLQSAGMALQELSKEKSSQKNAETQTQQFTKSLSNVEMKLSEQINYLTQVSTGQPHEGSGYASAKVLQMAWHRISHVRSRVRELEETKAKYTHAARQQQQQRQQQHAAQQAAAAAQQQQQQMAQQQQQQQQSHQQDTGSTGGSNTNAGGGGIMPQDVTMQQSGGN comes from the exons atgaatcCTTTAGAAAAAATACACGTTTTAGatgaaattgaaaaagaaataatattgtGCCTACAAAGTGCTG GCATGGCACTTCAAGAACTTAGCAAAGAAAAGTCCTCCCAAAAAAATGCCGAAACCCAGACCCAACAGTTCACCAAATCCCTATCGAATGTTGAAATGAAACTCAGCGAACAAATTAACTATCTAACGCAAGTGTCGACTGGCCAGCCCCATGAGGGCTCTGGCTATGCCTCAGCTAAAGTTTTACAAATGGCCTGGCATCGCATTTCGCATGTCAGATCGAGGGTTAGAGAATTGGAGGAAACCAAAGCCAAGTATACACATGCAGCTagacagcagcagcaacagagACAACAGCAACATGCCGCTCAACAGGCTGCAGCTGCCgcccaacaacagcagcaacaaatggctcaacaacaacagcagcaacagcaatcACATCAACAAGATACTGGTTCAACCGGTGGATCTAATACAAATGCAGGCGGTGGTGGTATTATGCCGCAAGATGTAACAATGCAACAAAGTGGtggaaattaa
- the Nufip gene encoding FMR1-interacting protein NUFIP1, which produces MDKPFKFALPSPNFNKNKDACKAKPHFLTPSGMSLLPREKQPPPMYGKHGATVPAKYLKQDVVNENPFVAATPPPPPPEKQYCEPCELELHSLEDLKRHRAQHEKCPVAGCLYRGHPSVMDKHINALHASGLFDKFKKLSTPEEIAAWRAERRKRYPTLANVLLKQKAQEQRQKRGERLEANKNRFGKVNDRKRAQPNTQDDKSSVDEKKPREDSKPNPKNNKKNRKNKRNQKNQETKPKVQNDVIKQIDEKKEEESEFTCCGIKMFGGTSQLKNYKHFSDKKKEVPNNALFGLLGMYGSDDDDDNEESDDNESVTENSEIHIESVKVIEEKNSNRDNRTIETTCEATESNAILETDNGNVENRCDANKETTKEDSSLAATNSDIHKEVELATTDINKSITDLNETATKDELNKNTIKNNENSSDEAPEETAIQRSMPDYPAKPSNNPKNPFSDEPAEKRTKLTDQQPTTSKQKKLVKRKSGLDYRKARLRKQNTMLEKLLETDIRHERNVLLQCIRYVCENNFFGIGQNNQEKPG; this is translated from the coding sequence ATGGATAAACCATTTAAATTTGCCTTACCTTcgccaaattttaataaaaataaagatgcGTGTAAAGCAAAGCCACACTTTCTTACTCCTTCGGGAATGTCACTACTACCACGTGAGAAACAACCGCCACCCATGTATGGTAAGCATGGAGCAACAGTCCCAGCCAAATACCTAAAGCAAGACGTTGTAAATGAAAATCCATTCGTAGCAGCTACACCACCACCACCTCCTCCTGAAAAACAATATTGTGAGCCTTGTGAATTGGAATTACATTCGTTGGAAGATTTAAAACGCCATCGAGCCCAACATGAAAAGTGTCCAGTGGCTGGTTGTCTCTATAGAGGTCATCCTTCGGTAATGGACAAACATATAAATGCTCTTCATGCCTCTGGTTTAttcgataaatttaaaaagcttAGCACTCCCGAGGAAATAGCTGCATGGCGAGCCGAAAGACGTAAAAGGTATCCCACATTAGCAAATGTTTTGTTGAAGCAAAAAGCCCAAGAGCAAAGACAAAAACGTGGAGAACGTTTAGAGGCGAATAAGAATCGTTTTGGTAAGGTAAATGATAGAAAACGAGCACAGCCCAATACACAAGACGACAAAAGTTCCGTTGATGAAAAAAAGCCCAGGGAAGATAGTAAACCAAAtcctaaaaataacaaaaagaatCGTAAAAATAAACGTAATCAGAAAAATCAAGAAACGAAACCGAAAGTACAAAATGATGTTATTAAACAAATCGATGAAAAGAAGGAAGAGGAATCAGAATTTACATGTTGTGGTATTAAAATGTTTGGTGGAACAAGTCAGCTGAagaattataaacattttagtgACAAGAAAAAAGAAGTCCCAAATAATGCATTATTTGGTTTATTGGGGATGTATGGTtctgatgatgacgatgataatGAGGAATCAGATGATAATGAAAGCGTCACTGAGAACAGTGAAATACATATTGAATCCGTAAAAGTAATCGAAGAGAAAAATAGCAACAGGGATAACAGAACGATAGAAACAACGTGTGAAGCTACTGAATCAAATGCAATTTTGGAGACTGATAATGGAAATGTTGAAAATCGCTGTGATGCAAATAAGGAAACAACGAAAGAAGACTCCTCACTAGCAGCTACCAACTCGGATATCCATAAGGAAGTAGAACTAGCTACTACTGATATAAATAAGTCAATAACAGATTTAAACGAAACAGCAACTAAagatgaattaaataaaaatactattaaaaacaacgaAAATTCATCCGATGAAGCTCCTGAAGAAACCGCCATACAAAGAAGTATGCCTGATTATCCTGCAAAACCTTCAAATAATCCAAAGAATCCGTTTTCTGATGAACCAGCAGAAAAACGCACCAAACTAACAGATCAACAACCTACAACAtctaagcaaaaaaaattagtaaaacgAAAATCCGGTTTAGATTATCGTAAGGCTCGCTTGCGTAAACAAAATACTATGTTGGAAAAATTACTTGAAACGGATATAAGACACGAGAGAAATGTTTTATTACAGTGCATACGTTATGTATGTGAAAATAATTTCTTTGGCATTGGCCAAAACAACCAAGAAAAACCtggttaa